GTCGTATCTAGGGATACCAATATAAATACTATTTATAAACATTTACTTGAACAAGTTTTTAATAAAAAGTTTTCAATAAGTAAATACCCAGGAAGGGGTGTAAAAAAAGAGGATTTCAATAAGCTTTTAAAGGAAATTGCCCTCTGCGCTTGGCAAGGAGGCGAAGTTAGAGTTACTACATGGGAAAAAATCAAAAGTCGTTGCAGCACAGAAAGTCAATTTGCTCCTTTAATGAAAAGTATTGAGCAACGTGGCGATAATCCATATGCAAAACTATTAGTATCTTTTTACTTTGGCTCTGCCGGGAAAGATTACAGTGGAAACAGAGCTTTTGAATTTACGCATAAAAGCTTTGGAGAATATTTAGCTGCTCGAAGAATAGTTGAGGAAGTTGAAAGGCTTTATCATGCTGGGGATTTATATAGTAACGAAGACTTCTTTAGAAAATGGGTGCGTATATTTGGATATGCTCCTATAGAAATGGATTTTTTGCAATTTATTCAGTGGGAAATTGGCCAGCATGATAAAAAAACGATTATAAGCTGGCAGCAAATGTTGATTGAAAAGATTAACTCATTACTTAAAAATAATTATTCTAAATCAATTTTTCAGGATTGCCGAACCTTTAAAGAAATGTGCATGTATGCTCGAAATGCCGAAGAGTCGCTGTTTGTCATTCTAAATATTTGTGCCGTTTGTACTGAAACAATTTCAAATATTAAATGGCCAACTAGAACTTCTTTTAGTGAGCTTATACACCGAATTCAAAGGCCAAAGGGTGAAGTAAAAGTAGAAACTCTTCTTAATTGTTTATCTTACTTAAATATTTCAGGACAAATGTTCCACCGTCTTGATTTATATAAAGCAAATCTTGCTTGGAGCTGCTTAAATAAAGTAATAGCATATAAATGTATTTTTTCAGGTGCGGATCTAAAGCATACTACTTTTTTAGAGGCAGATCTTAAAAATTCATATTTTGAAAAGACAGACTTGCAGTATGCAAACTTACGAAAAGCGTGCCTTATTGAGGCAAAACTAGAAGGAGCAGATTTAGCATGGTCAAATCTAGAAAAAACAGATCTTAGAAAGACTGATTGTTCATGGGTTAGGGCCCAAAAAGCAATCCTTACTGACGCAAACTTAGAAGAAGCCAATCTTTATGGGGCTAATTTCCAGGGGGCAACATTACACAGGGTTCACTTATCAAAAGCAAGAATGGGAAAAGTCAAATTTGAAAGAGCTTCTTTTCGAGGAACTGATCTAAACAATTGTAAAGAGCCTCAAAAATATAGCAAAGAAGACCTAACCAAGAACTAGAGTTAAAGAAAATCTCATTTGTACTTACGTCCCTAATTGTCATCAAACTAAATTTAAAAAAAAGTTTCTATTTCCACCTTCAGTTTCTTCCTATGGGGAGTAAGGATCTCTTCCCTTTTTCTTGTCTGGTCGCACCTTTTGCCCCCCCCACTTAGCTTCAAAACTGTATCCAGAAGGATAAGTCTCAGCTATTTTTGCATGAAAAATTTCCATTTCTTCGCCAGCGCGAACTTGATATTCGTAGAGACAATTTTTATTCATAATTCTTCCCAAGTTTACAATGCGACCTTATTATATTGCAAAACAAAAAAAGCGATCCCTCAATCTTGAACAAGATTGAGGGATCGCTCACTATAGCAAACTCACTTTCTCCATAATACCAAATCGTCGTATTCCATACTCGACTAACTCATCACATTTATAAAGCACTTTGCGACCACTAATAAATTTACGTCTCGGGCCCTTCATTTGACTATCATCATTTCGCAAGGTTTTCGGTGAGATCCAGCCACCAGTGAGATTACTTACCTCGTTTCTAGATATTATGGGCGGCAAAGCCTCAACGAGCATTGTCTTAAAATTTGTCTCTTGCTCATTTAGTGGACGCTCCCAATCAATAAAACCCGCCATACCCACTCCAGTTAGTTTCTTTCTAGCACTTTTTAAACAGCTAATTTATGCTAATTTAGCACAAAAGAAAAAACCGCACAAGAGATTATTCTACATATAGACAGTCTCCATCGTCAGCAGCGCCGAAAAGGAGCTCATATGCGAATTCAGATTACAACCATATACAAACTGGCTGCTACTATAATTTTTCTATCTGGGATTGTTGACGAAAGGATTGGATGCATCCTCTCTTTGATAGGAACAGAACTTCAAAAGACAGCTGAAGAACTTGATGACCAGCGAAAAGAAGAAATACAACCTACTTCATCTTCTCCTGAACTCGAAAGAAAAGACTAGCAACTTCAATACCAAGCACACGGGAAGCCTTAACAGCTTCAGCCACAGGAAAACTCTGAGGTTTACCTGTAGGGGACATTTCTCTCACCTTCCACCATTTTGACGGTGCTGTTGACGTATCCCCATACATCTTTTTTGCAAAATCAGTATGGCCAAACCCCTGAGATTGATACAAAGCCACAATCTCTAAGACCAAAGCTCGCTCAAATTCATATTCATAATTTCTCATCTACCTACCGTATACAAAACTAAATTAAAATCATTTGCTAAATTAGCATTGACACCATGTGCTAAATTAGCATAGATCGGTATTATGAAAATCAGCGACAAATACCTCATCGAGCGGCTTTTAAAAAAATTCGAAACCTACACCAAGGTAGCCGAGAAACTTGGTTATTCAGGATACCGACCTTTTCGAACAGCTCTGACTAAAGGGCTACCAGAAGCCAAGAGAGTAATGGGCATGATGCTGCTTGAGAAGGAAGATGTCTAAAAAAGACCGAGGTTATGCACGAGTAGAATACAGAGCAAACCTACGTGAAATAAATAACCTCATCCAAGCAGGATACACCAAGAAGGCTGTTTTCGATCAACTGAGCGGTGAAGGTAAAATCACCATGACTTACATACATTTCTGCCGTTTTGACCGTTCAGGACAGAGCCAAAGCAATAAGTCCTCACAACTAGGTGTACCTGCCTGTGGAACCGCTTCCGCAACTCAAGCATTCCCTATCAACAGTGCCGGAGGCGGTTCTAGCCAGGTCAATCCAAAAAACGACTCGGCATTTGTTCATAAAAAAGACGTTAGTGAAGAAGAGCTTCAGGAAGATTTAGTAGGTTAACTATAATAGGAGAAGACAATGGCGACTATCCACATGATTTTACAGGGCAAAGGCGGCGTAGGAAAAAGCCTGATTGCCAGCCTTATTACTCAGTACCTTTTGGAATCTGGAAAGGACGTCAGTTGCGTTGATACTGACCCGGTTAACGCGACCTTTGCAGGATACAAAAAATTCAATGTAACTGCATTGGACATTATGAACGGCAACGACATTGATCCCAGACGCTTTGACACTCTGGTTGAACTCATGCTGGCTCTTCCTGAAGACTCACAAATGGTCATTGATAATGGAGCCGCCACCTTCGTTCCCTTAGCTAGCTACCTTGCTGACAACAACGTATTTGAACTGCTCCGCGAAAGCGGCCATCAGGTAAATATCCACACGGTTGTTACCGGCGGCCAAGCCCTACCTGATACACTGAGTGGCTTAAACTCTCTACTGAAAGCTTTTGAAGTGCCTATCTACATATGGCTCAATGGATACTTTGGTCAGATCAACCTCAAGGGCAAAAGCTTTGAAGAATTCAAAGTTTATAAAGACAATATAGATCGACTTGCCGCATTGATCCACCTTCCCCAGAAAAAGAAAGAAACATTTGGTCGAGATCTGGAAGATCTACTGACGAATAAAATGACCTTTCAGCAAGCTCAAGAAAGCACTCTGCCTATAATGACAAGGCAGCGCCTGAGCATGATATGGACTGAAATCAAACAAGTCATCTCAGCCTGTGACATGTAGGGCCCATTCATGTCTAACAACGCCCCCCTCACCATCCAGAAAGTGCGCGAGCTTATCGCTGAAAAGCACAACATCCTACTTGATGAGAATGATCCTATTCTCATGCTTGTAACGGTGCATCGCGCCTTTCTGGATGAGTTTGAAGAAGTGATCAAAAACCACGACCAGAAGCTTTCTGAAGACATGAATGTTCATGTCTTAGCTTTTACAACAGAGGTTCGCAAAGCAACAAATACACTGTTGAGCAAAGGCGTTAAAACCAGTGTTGAAAACTGCCTAAGCGTTGTTAGCCAACACCAGCAAGAGATGACCTCTTTCCTTGTTTCAATAAGGAATATGGGGTTTCTAGCCGTGATCATGTTTGTGTTGTCTTTGATTGTGTCGGTTTCAACGATTGTCTGGGGTTAATGATGGAAGACCGCCTTGTAAACAACCTCCTCCATAATATGGGGACAATCATCGTTCAAGCCATGGGAGATGAAAAAGTGGTTGAAATCATGGCCAACCCTGACGGGAATTTATGGATTGAACGACTTGGTGAAGGGATGAAGATTGTAGGAAAAATAGAACCCGCTAAAGTTTCCATGATCATTTCTCTGGTTGCCAGCTCCCTAGATACAACTGTGACTGCGGAGAAGGCTATAGTTGAAGGAGAGCTTCCCAAGGCTAAGCCACTCAATGGGAGTAGATTTGAGGGCCTTTATCCTCCAGTTGTGGAAGCTCCATCATTTACCATTCGTAAAAAAGCCAGCCAGATTTTCTCACTTGAAGACTATGTTGAAAATGGAATTATGACTCTTAAGGTCATGGAATCAATAAAAAATGCTGTAAGCGACAAAAATAACATAGTCGTTGTGGGCGGTACAGGATCAGGAAAAACCACACTGGTTAATGGTATAATCAAATCTATTTCAACAATTTCTCCTTCCGACCGTATTGTCATCATTGAGGACACCGCAGAATTGCAAAGTCACTCGCGCAACACAATTTCCCTCCGATCTTCAGACCACATATCCATTAAGACATTGGTCCGGGCGACAATGAGACTTCGCCCGGACCGGATACTTGTTGGAGAAGTCAGAGGTGGGGAAGCCCTTGAACTGCTCAAGAGCTGGAACACGGGCCACCCGGGAGGAGTTGCAACCGTTCATGCAAACTCCGCTGCTGAAGGACTGCTGCGCATTGAAAATCTTATAGCAGAGGTTTCCACGTCTCCCATGCCGTATTTAATAGGCTCAACCATAGATTTCCTAATCTATATCCGCCGCACGGACGAAGGTAGAACAATTTCAGAAGTAGCGACTGTTTCTGGCTATGACGCCATTAAACAAAAATATGAATTGGAGTACATCCACAATGAAAAGCCTTTTTCCAATGAATAAAACGAACCTACTATGTTTGTTAACAATAGGGTTGATACTTGTTCCAGAAATGGCGTTTGCATCAAAAGCAATCGAAGAGTTTAGTACCCCTTTTGAGACAATTGTTGGCACCATTACAGGACCTGTTGGACGCTGGGTTTCTATTGCTGCGTTTGCGACTTCTGGGATTGCTTTCATATCGAAAAAAGAAAGCCTCGATGGAGGTTTCAAGATACTTTTGAACGTTGTTTTCGCCATCTCATGCATTGCATTCGCAGGAACCATTGTTAATAGCGTTTTCACTTTTCAAGGGGCGGTCCTGTGAGAAAGGTTCCTATTCACAGATCGCTTCATCGCCCATCACTCGTCATGGGAGCTGAGCGGGATCTTTTAATGTACTCAGCATTAATCTCCATGCTTGTTGGAATTGGAGGCTTAACGATCCTATCCGCTACTGCCGGATTCCTTTTTTGGCTGGTAACTGTGTTCATACTTAGACAATTGGCAAAAAAAGACCCCCAAATGTCCAAGATATGGAGAAGGCTTTATCACCAACAAGATTTTTACCCTGCCCGCTCAACAACTTTCCGTTCATAGGAACATGTAAGAATGATTAATCTCAAAGACTATCGAGACTCTGCAAAAGGACTTCCTGACTTACTGCCATATGCAGCAATGATTAGTAATGGAGTTCTGCTTTGCAAAAATGGATCTCTCATGGCTGGTTGGAAGTTCCGGTCGCAGGATACAGCCTCAAGTACTGAAGAGGAACTGGCGACAGTAAGCGGTAGAGTTAATAACGCGCTGAAAGCATTAGAATCAGGCTGGATGCTCCACGTTGAAGCTGTCCGCTCTCCTGCCACAAAATATCCACATGCCGGAACCAGTTTTTTCCCTGACTTTGTCACTCGAGCTATTGAGGATGAACGGAGAAAAATGTTTGAATCCGCAGGAACGTTCTATGCTACCGAAACCTTCCTAATAGTCACCTACAAACCTGAATTAATAGGACAAAAGCTTGACAATTTTGCATATGCAAACTTTTCAGAAAGCAATCTACTTGAAAAAACAGTGAATAAATTTCTAACGGTAATCCGAGAACTAGAAGATTCACTTTCGCTTTCTATGTACCTAAAAGGACTCACAGACTACACAGTTGAAGATGAGCATGGAAATTCAGAAATTCGCTCTGAACTACTGTCATTTCTTAATAAGTGCATTACGGGGAACGATCATTCCATCGTGCTTCCACGCACACCAATGTACTTAGATGCCCTGATTGGCAGTCAAGATCTGATTGGAGGATTACAGCCTCAAATCGGCGAGAAATATATAAAGGTTATCGCGCTAGACGGACTTCCACAGGAAAGCTGGCCATCAATGCTGAGTTGCTTTGAGGCACTGCCTATTGAGTACCGATTTTCAAGTCGCTTTATTTGCATGGATCAATATGAAGCTCTCGCGGAATTGGATAAATATAGAAAGACTTGGCAGCAACAGATTATAAAATTCTGGGATGGAATGTTCAATAATCCCAGTGCAAAGGAAAACATTGATGCGGTCAACATGACGGCAGACGCTGAAGGAGCAATAGCGGAAATTCAAGACGGGTTTGTTGGAGCAGGTTTTTATACCGCAAACATTATTATGTTTAGCGAAGATCTCCAAAAACTAGAAGATAACACTAGAGAATTACGCCGCATGATTCAAGGCCGTGGATTTTCGTGCCGTATTGAAACTATCAATACCCTTGAAGCATGGCTTGGCTCTCACCCTGGCAATTCCTTTTCAAACATACGCAGACCAATCATTAATACAATGAATCTGGCTGATCTGCTCCCATTGGCGACAATATGGGCAGGCAGAAAACATAACCCCTCTGACAAATTTCCACCGTCATCCCCTCCTCTAATGTACTGTGCGACTGATGGTTCAACACCTTTCCGAATGAACCTTCATGTGAGCGACATTGGCCACACATTGGTTTTTGGGCCGACGGGAGCGGGTAAATCAACTCTCCTGTCAATAATTGCTGCTCAATTTAGAAGATATCCCAAAGCAACAATTTTTGCCTTTGACAAAGGAAGATCCATGTTGCCCCTCTGCAAAGGAGCTGGAGGATCTCACTATGAAATTGCTGGCGAGGATTCAAAACTTGCCTTTGCGCCCCTTCAACACCTTGATTCAGATGCAGAACAAAGCTGGGCTGAAGCATGGATCGAAAATCTAGCTACTTTGCAAGGGCTTACTGTCCTCCCTGCCCATCGAAATGCGATCCACGTTGCTATGAACCTCATCAGGGAAAACCCTGAAAACTTAAGATCGTTAACAGACTTTTACCATGCCCTTCAGAACGATGAACTTCGGGATGCTATCAAACACTACACTAATCAAGGTTCAATGGGGATGCTACTTGATTCTGCTACTGATGACCTTGGAATATCCGACTTCATGGTGTTCGAAATTGAAGAACTCATGAATCTCGGGGACAAGAACCTTATTCCGGTTCTTCTTTATCTTTTCCATCGCATTGAAAGGGCTCTCACAGGGCAACCAGCTTTACTGATTCTTGATGAAGCATGGATAATGCTTGGTCACAAAGTTTTTAAGGAACAGATTCGGGAATGGCTCAAAGTTTTACGTAAAGCCAACTGTGCAGTTGTACTTGCTACGCAGTCTTTGTCTGATGCTGTCCGGTCTGGAATTCTTGATGTTCTTATGGAGTCATGCCCAACCAAAATTTTCCTGCCAAACCCTTCAGCAATTCAAGAAGCGCAATACAATATGTATCAAGGTTTAGGACTCAACTCTCGTCAGATACAGATCGTCGCATCTTCTACTCCCAAGAGAGATTACTACATAGTTTCCCCTGAAGGGCGCAGGCTGATTGAATTGGCCTTAGGTCCTGTGGCCTTATCTTTTGCTGCTTCTTCGGACAAGACCAGCCTTGCACGTATCAAAGAACTTTCAGCAAAACATGAAGACTGGCCTCAGATATGGCTAGATGAACGAAGAGGAGATTTCCGATGAAAAAAGACAGAACTGTTACGGACGATCAGTTAAGAGCTTTCCTCGAGTCTCTAACGCGATTCAAGGAAGGAGTTGGCCTTGGCCCGAACGCCACTCAGGTCCAAGTAGCCGACAAACTAGGCATTCGCCAATCTTCCATTTCAGACGCCAAAAGAAGAGCAAGCATGCCTTCGGAGTGGCTTCTTAAAGCTCTTGAAGTAAGTGGAATGAACCCGAAGTGGATACGCTCAGGAGAAGGAGCAAAGTTCTTGGTACCTTCTGATGATCCGGAATGCACTGTGGAAGAAAAGAAGCAGGATGTTAATGAAGTGCTCGAAGCTCTAAAAAAGCACTTCCCTACTGGGACTACGATTGAGGTAAACTACAAATTAACGTGCGTAGGAGCTGACAAGGAGATTACTAAATGAAATCGACAGTAATCCCCATTCTCATAGTTATCTATTTAGCAATAGCAACGCCATCGTCAGCGATGACAGTAACTTGCTTGAACTGTAGTGACAAAATCTTACAGATGCTTGAGCGAGTAACTAATATTGAAGGTCTTGCTACAATGTACAAAACTTATGCTGAAGAAATGATGCAGACTCAGCAACAAATCATGATGGTTCGGCAAAACATTCTAGAATATTCCAACATGGTAAAGAATACAATTCGCCTGCCATTTGCAATTAAAAATAGCGTTATCAGGGACTTCAAAAGGTTGGCTCAAATATCACAAGATCTAGTTACTACGGTAGGAGATCTTGAAGTTATGGATGGTGTCTATGATGCTTATTACCCAGACTTTGACTCTGCAAAAAAACTTACAGGGCTGCCAAATAAGGAATTTGGGTCTCAGTATAGGGAGTATTGGGCAAACTGGTCAAAGAGAGTTGATGACGCAACGAAAGCTACATTTAAAGTTTCAGGACAACAACTGAAGGACATTATTGATTCTGATGAATTCGACTCTCATATTGAAGAGCTACTGAGTTCTCCAGAAGGGCGGATGCAAGCGTTGGAAGCAGCAAACCAGCTTTCCAGCGTTCAAATACAAGAAGTTAGAAAGTTACGCGCTCTTTTTGCAACTCAGATCCAAAATCAAGCTTTGATTAACGAAAAAGATGAAAAGGATGATCAAGTGCTTCGGCACGATCAAGATAAGTTCTTTAAGCCTCAGTTCGGAGATTTACAAATGAAAGATGCAGGCCCTGAGCCTCTTGGGTTTTAGGGTTAACTAATCATGCAAATCACAAACAAAACTCTCTTCTTGTCATCAATTTTGACAATATTTTTTATATTGCTGATTGCCGTTACGGCCTCCGCACAGGAGGCACAACCCAATGGGCCGATTACAGGAATATTATCTCAAATAGCGGTACAATTTCACGCCAAAGCGAGTCAATGGTCCGAACGTTTGACCCACTACGCATTAAGCCTGTTTAAATTACTTCTGACCTTGGATGTTTGTTTTCTGGGAATTAAAAGCGCGCTCAAAAGAACACAACTTCAAGATGTAATAGCCGAGTTTATAATGCTTTTTCTTTACGCTGGAATAATGCTCCTAATCCTCACTCATTATACTGAGTGGACAAATATGATGATTAGAGGCCTATCCGGAGTCGGGGAAGAACTTGGAGCACCACCGGCAACAGCGGGAAGTGTCTTTATCGCAGGAATCCAAATATTTGATATCCTTCTTAATAGCATTAATTACAACGTAGCTAAGGCTATCGGCATTATACTTATTGCAATCGCGATATGCATAACTTTTTCTTTAATAGCCGCCCAAGTTATTGTCATTAAATGTGAAGGTTACATCATATTAAATGCGGGTATTATTCTGCTTGGTTTTGGCGGATCTAAAATCACTAAAGATTATGCCGTTAATTTTATCAAATATGCTTGTTCAGTCGCAATGAAACTTTTTTCTATTCAGCTTCTACTGTCTTTAAGCATCGAGTTTATTGCCTCTTTCCGCAACACAGAAGCCACTTTCTCGCAAACCCTAGTGATACTAGGGGCATCAATCATAATTCTCGTCCTAGCCATGACCATTCCTGACATTATTTCTGGCCTTATCAACGGTCCACTCACCACTTCTGGCGGCGCCCTTACTTCAGCGGTCACAGCTGTAAGCACTGGTACAAATACTGCCCTTCAAGGAGTGAAAGGCACTCTTGGTAGCGCGGCATCAGCAAAAGATGGAGTTGCTGCCGTGCGAGAAGCCAGCGGCTTTGCCGACACAGCTGGGATGACTGGTTTTGGCAAGCTTGGTCATATGGCTACCTCTGGAATTAACGCCATGAGAGATGGCCGTAGCCCAAGTGGTGCTGCCAAATTAGGTAGCAGCATAAAAGCACAACATGAAGTTTTCAAAATGGGAAAAGGCGGTGAGGGATCAGGTGAGTAAACAAATGAATTCAAATCAACACGCTACACATGGAGTTAACAATGCCTAAGGGAAACGATGCTCCATACCTTGCCGCCAAAGAAGAATGGTTTGAGCGGTATGGCAGCTATATAACAAGCCGCAACCACTGGAGAAATGCCACGCTGGGCCTTATCGTAATCTGCGTTCTTTGCCTAACTGCAAACGTCTTGCAAATATCGAAGAACAAAGTTGTGCCTTATGTGGTTGAGGTCGACAAGCTTGGTCACACTGTAGCGGTAAAACGAGCAGACAGTGTGGGCGATGTATCTGGCAGAATAATTCAGGCTGAAGTTGCAAACCTGATTGTAAACTGGCGCACAGTTACAGCTGACATTGGACTTCAAGAAAAGATGGTCACTAAGACATCTTCATTTGTCACCGGCGCAGCGCGCGGAACTGTCCGCTCCTGGTACGAAAGCAACAGCCCTTACGAGCGAGGCCGCAAGATTCTCGTTGAAGTTGATATTAAAGGAATCCCCCTTCCAGTCAGCTCTGAAAGCTGGCGCATTGCATGGCTCGAGACTATCCGAAACCATGGAGGTGTAGCCATGTCCAGCACTAAATATGAAGCGACACTTAAGGTTCGCATTTCTCCCCCAACAACAGACAGCCAAATTATCAGGAATCCTGTCGGTGTTTATATCACTGAATTGTCCTGGGCAAAACTTCTTGAACAATAGGAGCCATAATGAACCGAATTATTTTCATATCATTCTGCCTTGTTTTACTGACTTGTAGCTCTGTCTCGGCAGCACCAGAGGCAGAACCACAAGGATTAATGAACAAAGTTTTTGCACAACACAGTCCTACTCCTGTGAACAATGCAGGAGGGAATCGCAAAGAGCTAAAAGAAGTGGCAATTAACCAACCCGCGCCGGACTATATCAGCAAAACGACCGTTAGTCTGAACGCGAAAGAATGGAAAGCCTTAACACTTTCCAAAGAATGGATGAATAGAAAAATCAACCCGATAATGCTGAGCAACGGCAAAGTTGTTTATGTATTCGGAGCCACTCTGCCGACTATAATATGTACGCCGCTTATGGCTTCAGATCTAGAGCTTCAGCCCGGTGAAAACGTCAATGATGTCATTGTCGGTGATACAGCAAGATGGATTGTTGTTGTCGCTCAGTCAGGTGTGCCGGGACGCGAAAGCACTCACATTGTGATTAAACCTCTTGATGCAGGACTTGTCACAACAGCAGTTATCACCACTGACCGCAGAACTTACCATCTTAAGCTGATATCCCGCAGAAAGGGCTACACCCCGTATGTGGCGTTCATCTATCCAGAAGATCAGGAAAAAGTACTCAAAGCCAGTCTGAAAAAGAAACGGCGTAAAGACTCATGGGAAACAACTGAAATAGAAGGAGCCTCCACAGATCTATCCAAGCTTGATTTCAGCTACTCCATAACGGGAGATGATGCAGAGTGGAAGCCAATGCGAGTCTACAATGACGGAATTAGAACCTTCATTCAGCTCCCCAGAACATCCACACAAACTGAAATTCCTGTCCTGCTTGTTGAGAAAGCTGGCGAGGAAGCAATCGTTAATTACAGGGTCAAAGGCAACGCCATGATCGTGGATGAGATCTTTGAAAAAGCAATTCTAGTCGCCGGTACAGGCATGGATCAGGAAAAAGTTGAAATCAAAAGATTGGAGGACAAATGATAAACATCACTTTAAAAGATTCTTGGAAAATAAATGCAGGATTGTTAGAAATAATCCCTGCTGAAAATCTTATTTTTCAATACAAAAATGAACAAATAAAGACCTTCTTGGATGTCATAAAATCTTTGCCAGAAGACAAAAAAATCTTCGCTCAGCTTCCCGTTTTACTTAAGTATAAAGATCAACCAGAAGACGACATTCTGTCTCGAATCGTCATGAACAATTGCTTAACTGGTTTTTTTATACGTTTTTGTGCAACGGTAGCTCTTCCCTCTTCAATAAACGAGAACCATATATGGGATTCTGAATGGTTCTATTTTCCAGAATACAATTTAGATGAAA
This is a stretch of genomic DNA from Maridesulfovibrio frigidus DSM 17176. It encodes these proteins:
- a CDS encoding TraK family protein, with product MSKKDRGYARVEYRANLREINNLIQAGYTKKAVFDQLSGEGKITMTYIHFCRFDRSGQSQSNKSSQLGVPACGTASATQAFPINSAGGGSSQVNPKNDSAFVHKKDVSEEELQEDLVG
- a CDS encoding nucleotide-binding protein encodes the protein MATIHMILQGKGGVGKSLIASLITQYLLESGKDVSCVDTDPVNATFAGYKKFNVTALDIMNGNDIDPRRFDTLVELMLALPEDSQMVIDNGAATFVPLASYLADNNVFELLRESGHQVNIHTVVTGGQALPDTLSGLNSLLKAFEVPIYIWLNGYFGQINLKGKSFEEFKVYKDNIDRLAALIHLPQKKKETFGRDLEDLLTNKMTFQQAQESTLPIMTRQRLSMIWTEIKQVISACDM
- the trbB gene encoding P-type conjugative transfer ATPase TrbB, coding for MMEDRLVNNLLHNMGTIIVQAMGDEKVVEIMANPDGNLWIERLGEGMKIVGKIEPAKVSMIISLVASSLDTTVTAEKAIVEGELPKAKPLNGSRFEGLYPPVVEAPSFTIRKKASQIFSLEDYVENGIMTLKVMESIKNAVSDKNNIVVVGGTGSGKTTLVNGIIKSISTISPSDRIVIIEDTAELQSHSRNTISLRSSDHISIKTLVRATMRLRPDRILVGEVRGGEALELLKSWNTGHPGGVATVHANSAAEGLLRIENLIAEVSTSPMPYLIGSTIDFLIYIRRTDEGRTISEVATVSGYDAIKQKYELEYIHNEKPFSNE
- a CDS encoding TrbC/VirB2 family protein, with the translated sequence MKSLFPMNKTNLLCLLTIGLILVPEMAFASKAIEEFSTPFETIVGTITGPVGRWVSIAAFATSGIAFISKKESLDGGFKILLNVVFAISCIAFAGTIVNSVFTFQGAVL
- the trbD gene encoding conjugal transfer protein TrbD; the protein is MRKVPIHRSLHRPSLVMGAERDLLMYSALISMLVGIGGLTILSATAGFLFWLVTVFILRQLAKKDPQMSKIWRRLYHQQDFYPARSTTFRS
- a CDS encoding VirB4 family type IV secretion/conjugal transfer ATPase — its product is MINLKDYRDSAKGLPDLLPYAAMISNGVLLCKNGSLMAGWKFRSQDTASSTEEELATVSGRVNNALKALESGWMLHVEAVRSPATKYPHAGTSFFPDFVTRAIEDERRKMFESAGTFYATETFLIVTYKPELIGQKLDNFAYANFSESNLLEKTVNKFLTVIRELEDSLSLSMYLKGLTDYTVEDEHGNSEIRSELLSFLNKCITGNDHSIVLPRTPMYLDALIGSQDLIGGLQPQIGEKYIKVIALDGLPQESWPSMLSCFEALPIEYRFSSRFICMDQYEALAELDKYRKTWQQQIIKFWDGMFNNPSAKENIDAVNMTADAEGAIAEIQDGFVGAGFYTANIIMFSEDLQKLEDNTRELRRMIQGRGFSCRIETINTLEAWLGSHPGNSFSNIRRPIINTMNLADLLPLATIWAGRKHNPSDKFPPSSPPLMYCATDGSTPFRMNLHVSDIGHTLVFGPTGAGKSTLLSIIAAQFRRYPKATIFAFDKGRSMLPLCKGAGGSHYEIAGEDSKLAFAPLQHLDSDAEQSWAEAWIENLATLQGLTVLPAHRNAIHVAMNLIRENPENLRSLTDFYHALQNDELRDAIKHYTNQGSMGMLLDSATDDLGISDFMVFEIEELMNLGDKNLIPVLLYLFHRIERALTGQPALLILDEAWIMLGHKVFKEQIREWLKVLRKANCAVVLATQSLSDAVRSGILDVLMESCPTKIFLPNPSAIQEAQYNMYQGLGLNSRQIQIVASSTPKRDYYIVSPEGRRLIELALGPVALSFAASSDKTSLARIKELSAKHEDWPQIWLDERRGDFR
- a CDS encoding helix-turn-helix domain-containing protein, coding for MKKDRTVTDDQLRAFLESLTRFKEGVGLGPNATQVQVADKLGIRQSSISDAKRRASMPSEWLLKALEVSGMNPKWIRSGEGAKFLVPSDDPECTVEEKKQDVNEVLEALKKHFPTGTTIEVNYKLTCVGADKEITK
- the trbJ gene encoding P-type conjugative transfer protein TrbJ; the encoded protein is MKSTVIPILIVIYLAIATPSSAMTVTCLNCSDKILQMLERVTNIEGLATMYKTYAEEMMQTQQQIMMVRQNILEYSNMVKNTIRLPFAIKNSVIRDFKRLAQISQDLVTTVGDLEVMDGVYDAYYPDFDSAKKLTGLPNKEFGSQYREYWANWSKRVDDATKATFKVSGQQLKDIIDSDEFDSHIEELLSSPEGRMQALEAANQLSSVQIQEVRKLRALFATQIQNQALINEKDEKDDQVLRHDQDKFFKPQFGDLQMKDAGPEPLGF
- the trbL gene encoding P-type conjugative transfer protein TrbL, whose translation is MQITNKTLFLSSILTIFFILLIAVTASAQEAQPNGPITGILSQIAVQFHAKASQWSERLTHYALSLFKLLLTLDVCFLGIKSALKRTQLQDVIAEFIMLFLYAGIMLLILTHYTEWTNMMIRGLSGVGEELGAPPATAGSVFIAGIQIFDILLNSINYNVAKAIGIILIAIAICITFSLIAAQVIVIKCEGYIILNAGIILLGFGGSKITKDYAVNFIKYACSVAMKLFSIQLLLSLSIEFIASFRNTEATFSQTLVILGASIIILVLAMTIPDIISGLINGPLTTSGGALTSAVTAVSTGTNTALQGVKGTLGSAASAKDGVAAVREASGFADTAGMTGFGKLGHMATSGINAMRDGRSPSGAAKLGSSIKAQHEVFKMGKGGEGSGE
- a CDS encoding type IV secretion system protein yields the protein MPKGNDAPYLAAKEEWFERYGSYITSRNHWRNATLGLIVICVLCLTANVLQISKNKVVPYVVEVDKLGHTVAVKRADSVGDVSGRIIQAEVANLIVNWRTVTADIGLQEKMVTKTSSFVTGAARGTVRSWYESNSPYERGRKILVEVDIKGIPLPVSSESWRIAWLETIRNHGGVAMSSTKYEATLKVRISPPTTDSQIIRNPVGVYITELSWAKLLEQ